A stretch of DNA from Bacillota bacterium:
TGCCCATGGCCGTGATAGAGACCGCGGCGGAAGGCGCTCCTAGCAACATGCAGTTCATCTTCCCCAAGGCGGCGCTACTGTGCTACGCCGAGCCCAACCCGGGCATCCTCAAGCCCTCGGCGGGCTACATCTTCGCCTGGACCGGGCTGTTCGGTGCGGGCGCGTACGGCAACCGCATCAAGCGGTTCCGCATGGAGCACCTGGCGTCGGACCGCATTGAGGGTGAGATGGCTTTTGATGCCCGCCAGGTAGCGCCTGACCTCGGCGCTTACTTCGCCAACGCGGTGGCGTAACGACCATGTACGTCGCAAGGCGCAGGCTGAAGGTGGGGACCGGCTTCATCGAACCCGGGGAGCCGGTCCCCGAAGCCTCTTCGTGGAAGACCCTGCGGGCCCTGCTATCATGCGGCTGGCTCGAGGAAGTGCCCGACCCGCCCGCCGGCCAGGGCCAGGGAGTGACTGCCGATGGTGTGGAGCTACAGCGGCAACCCGGCGTCGAGCCCGAAGGATCAGGTGCGCTTCTTGGTCGGGGACACGCTGGCGGACGACCCGCTGCTCAGCGACGAGGAAATCGAGTTCGCCCTGGCAAGCGAGGTTAACACCTACCTGGCCGCGGCCTTCTGCTGCGAGGCCATAGCGGCCAAGTTTGCCCGTCAGGCCGACGTGTCCATCGGCGACTACCGGGAGGCCGCCAACCAGAAAGCCGAGGCCTACCGCCGGAAGGCCGAGGATCTCAGGATCCGCGCGCTGAGAGCCGTCGCGCCCTACGCCGGTGCTCTGACGGTGGCCGACAAACAAGCCCTCGCGACTGATCCTGGCGCCGTGCAGCCGGCGTTCCGAGTCGGCATGCACAGCATGGAGGCATAGCTGTGGGGCTGGAGCGCCTGCTGAACCAGACGGCTACCATATTGCGGAAAGCCGAGGTGCCAGACGGCATCGGCGGTTTCCAGGACACCTGGCTCCAGGTCGGCCAGGCCAGGGTAAGGCTATCGCCGGTCCGGGGCCAGAAGCTCATCCTGTACCAGCAGGCCGGCTTCCGGGTCACTCACACGGCCTACGCGCCGGGCGACGCCGATATACGCCCGGGCGACCGGCTCCAGCTGGGATCGCGGCTATTCCATGTGGAATCCGTACTGAACCCATCGGAGATGGGGCATCACCTAGAGATCCTGTGCTGGGAGGCGATCCAGTAATGGCCGGCGCATCGGTCCGGCTTGAGGTCCAGACCGACCAGGTGTTGCGGGAGATCGACCGAACGCTGGCCCGGCGGACCTTGGACGCCT
This window harbors:
- a CDS encoding phage head closure protein yields the protein MGLERLLNQTATILRKAEVPDGIGGFQDTWLQVGQARVRLSPVRGQKLILYQQAGFRVTHTAYAPGDADIRPGDRLQLGSRLFHVESVLNPSEMGHHLEILCWEAIQ